The Candidatus Scalindua japonica genome has a window encoding:
- a CDS encoding formate/nitrite transporter family protein, with protein MKATVDTFTGVAVAKEDMIRNKFCQYWVLSMLAGMYIGFGILLIFTVGAQFAAVKSPAVKMVMGTSFALALLLVVFAGSELFTGNNMVMLIGCLRGKTGWGWMIWLWFVCWFGNLAGALLLALIYANTGLGDGNITGKFICKVAGAKMNAPFFYLFCRGILCNMLVCLAVWMSAKAKNEAARVFLIFWCLFAFIACGFEHCIANMTIFGAALFTTHPANVTCGGFAWNMAAASTGNIVGGCLIGLAYWFATHAPVEDLVPNGDGGRTRSLVGPTRGAVPGGQIVGVDENDNNIVEVLPG; from the coding sequence ATGAAAGCAACGGTAGATACGTTTACGGGTGTGGCAGTTGCAAAGGAAGATATGATAAGGAACAAGTTTTGTCAGTATTGGGTTCTCTCAATGTTGGCAGGTATGTACATCGGGTTTGGAATTCTTCTCATATTTACGGTCGGGGCGCAGTTCGCTGCTGTTAAGTCTCCGGCTGTTAAGATGGTTATGGGAACGTCGTTTGCTCTTGCCCTGTTGCTCGTTGTCTTTGCGGGTTCCGAACTGTTCACCGGTAACAATATGGTGATGTTGATTGGATGTCTCAGGGGAAAGACAGGTTGGGGCTGGATGATTTGGCTCTGGTTTGTTTGCTGGTTTGGTAACCTCGCCGGTGCGTTGTTGTTGGCCCTTATTTATGCTAATACGGGATTGGGAGACGGGAACATTACGGGCAAGTTTATCTGTAAGGTTGCCGGTGCCAAAATGAATGCTCCGTTTTTCTATCTGTTTTGTCGTGGTATTCTCTGTAATATGCTCGTATGTCTGGCTGTCTGGATGTCGGCAAAGGCTAAAAATGAGGCTGCCAGAGTGTTCCTGATATTCTGGTGTCTATTTGCATTTATCGCATGCGGTTTTGAACATTGCATAGCTAATATGACTATTTTTGGCGCCGCTCTGTTCACTACTCATCCTGCAAATGTTACATGCGGAGGTTTTGCCTGGAACATGGCTGCTGCAAGTACCGGCAATATCGTAGGTGGTTGTTTGATTGGACTGGCATACTGGTTTGCTACGCATGCGCCTGTAGAGGACTTGGTTCCTAATGGTGATGGAGGAAGAACAAGAAGTCTCGTAGGTCCCACTCGAGGTGCAGTGCCAGGTGGTCAGATAGTTGGTGTAGATGAAAATGACAACAATATCGTAGAGGTGCTTCCTGGTTAA
- a CDS encoding CBS domain-containing protein, producing the protein MITVKEILKDKSSNILTISPQDTVYMALEIMAEKDLGALVVVKDEKVVGLFSERDYARNIVLQGKSSKSTLVKDLMNPKPCFVRPENTLNDCMALITEKRTRHLPVLEGEKLIGIVSIGDVVKQYIVDKEFTIQQLENYIAGGL; encoded by the coding sequence ATGATTACTGTAAAAGAGATATTGAAAGATAAATCTAGTAATATTCTGACAATTTCACCTCAGGATACTGTATACATGGCATTGGAAATAATGGCGGAAAAGGACCTTGGCGCGTTAGTGGTTGTTAAGGATGAAAAAGTCGTAGGGCTTTTCTCAGAACGTGATTATGCAAGGAATATTGTGCTGCAAGGTAAATCATCAAAGAGTACATTGGTCAAAGACCTGATGAATCCAAAACCATGTTTTGTTCGACCTGAAAATACATTAAACGACTGTATGGCTCTGATAACAGAAAAACGTACACGTCATTTACCAGTGCTTGAAGGGGAGAAGTTGATTGGTATTGTAAGTATCGGTGATGTTGTGAAGCAGTATATTGTTGATAAAGAATTTACCATTCAACAGCTTGAAAATTACATTGCAGGCGGTTTATGA
- a CDS encoding c-type cytochrome, which produces MAYLNGKKGISGRNNLCWGNIIFSAMIIVFVSMLCLGNTVMAGEKLKGKDLYNKYCAPCHGEDGDGYGPLYGALYPKPRDFTKGQYKIRTNPSGSLPTDADLIHVISVGIHGTSMMPWDILDKDQITSLLPVLKSFSEAWQYREPEPSVVLGPELRSTQKTIARGRELYFQKECWKCHGETGEGDGPSSYDLEDEWGIPIQAYNFTRQDKFKGGATNKDIYLRFTTGVNGTPMPSFANELSDEDRWCMVHFVKSLATKTNKEDHAE; this is translated from the coding sequence GTGGCATATTTGAATGGTAAGAAAGGAATTAGTGGACGAAACAATTTGTGCTGGGGGAATATTATATTCAGCGCAATGATTATTGTTTTTGTGTCCATGCTATGCCTTGGTAACACGGTAATGGCTGGAGAAAAACTTAAGGGCAAGGATCTTTACAATAAATATTGTGCTCCGTGTCATGGCGAAGATGGTGATGGCTATGGTCCGTTATATGGCGCACTTTACCCAAAACCCAGGGATTTTACAAAGGGTCAATATAAGATACGCACAAATCCATCAGGTTCTTTACCTACCGATGCGGATCTCATTCATGTAATTTCGGTCGGGATCCATGGGACATCTATGATGCCATGGGATATTCTTGACAAAGACCAGATTACGTCGTTACTTCCCGTTTTGAAAAGCTTTTCAGAAGCCTGGCAGTATAGAGAACCTGAGCCATCAGTAGTTTTAGGGCCAGAGTTGAGGTCTACCCAGAAGACTATTGCGAGGGGTAGGGAACTTTATTTTCAGAAAGAGTGCTGGAAATGCCATGGTGAGACAGGAGAAGGAGATGGTCCAAGCAGTTATGATCTTGAAGACGAGTGGGGAATCCCAATTCAGGCCTATAATTTTACCAGGCAGGATAAGTTTAAGGGAGGCGCAACAAATAAAGATATCTACTTGAGGTTTACAACAGGTGTGAATGGTACGCCGATGCCATCTTTTGCTAATGAACTTTCAGACGAAGACCGTTGGTGTATGGTGCATTTTGTAAAATCACTTGCTACCAAAACAAACAAAGAAGACCATGCGGAGTAA
- a CDS encoding PAS domain S-box protein, translated as MGNGNSKGLSVNAKTIILLILFLDVGFTVKMIHKYNDMKDAGFVREKTFAENMEKRIMKAFGSPEEGFKLVEEAVGQKLEAEKVADSLRGQDIKIRHINQELERAKEQLEMEKVQLQKSERDKRLLLESLKEGVYQSEPGVDGKFTWVNQACAEMFGYTSPEEMIGTKVRDIYVDQKDRERLVKKLREDGVWMGFASFCKKKNGEHFYTERTSTMVKNEAGIPIRIEGIIRDITERKRQEDEWQKEIKELKKKQ; from the coding sequence ATGGGTAATGGAAACTCTAAGGGTCTTTCAGTAAACGCGAAGACCATTATTCTGCTGATATTGTTTTTGGATGTTGGTTTTACGGTTAAGATGATACACAAATACAATGATATGAAGGATGCGGGTTTTGTCAGGGAAAAAACATTTGCTGAAAATATGGAAAAAAGAATCATGAAAGCTTTTGGTTCGCCAGAAGAGGGATTTAAACTGGTTGAAGAAGCAGTGGGACAAAAGCTGGAAGCGGAAAAGGTTGCAGACTCGTTAAGAGGACAAGATATAAAAATCAGACACATAAACCAGGAGCTTGAACGTGCAAAAGAACAACTGGAAATGGAAAAGGTTCAATTGCAAAAGTCTGAAAGAGATAAAAGGCTACTCTTGGAATCGCTAAAGGAGGGTGTTTACCAATCTGAACCCGGAGTGGATGGGAAGTTTACGTGGGTAAATCAGGCATGTGCAGAAATGTTTGGTTACACATCCCCTGAAGAAATGATTGGGACAAAGGTAAGGGATATCTATGTCGATCAAAAAGACAGAGAAAGGCTCGTTAAGAAGCTTCGAGAAGATGGGGTCTGGATGGGTTTTGCGTCATTTTGTAAGAAGAAAAATGGCGAGCATTTTTACACTGAACGAACATCTACTATGGTTAAAAATGAAGCAGGCATACCCATTCGTATTGAAGGGATAATCAGGGATATTACTGAGCGAAAGAGGCAGGAGGATGAATGGCAAAAAGAAATAAAAGAGCTTAAGAAAAAACAGTGA
- a CDS encoding cache domain-containing protein, with the protein MKVSIKHYIILILIFFTLLPFVLLRIIAYPKIQSDLRTVIMDNLETVGNKQADLVSSWMKDRKTDVIVAANNPYIANSLKSAGGDDREATEYLELVVSEYGYKGAFVCNADGIVTLATSEEEVGGDLSGRDFIKQAMQGKPYATSIIPSVIALTNEFDGKEVGLPTLFVSAPLKDGDTVIGVVAFRIHVATLSNLLQSQKFGKTGETFIVGKDGYMLTESRFSKNLKKTGMIKTRSALELKVVNPDNGKLTYSVSQCLKGKNGSSSKGYQDYAGISVLGVWRWLPELDWAVITEIDKAEVYGVAYNLNTLGWVLLFGIAFPIVFFAYVVGKKISTPIIELTEATEKMSAGDLAQRVNVNRGDELGVLATSFNSMAEALDKKTKEIVESENAYRELFNALQAGIYQCEPGVEGRFTWVNKSCAEMFGYASPEEMEGTKVKDIYVDQADRKKLLDKLEKDGASKDFTSYCMNKNGGKFYTERTSHLVKDEKGKPVRIEGVIRDISDRKKKEDDLQNESQKKSGR; encoded by the coding sequence ATGAAGGTATCGATTAAACATTACATCATATTAATTCTGATTTTCTTTACTCTGTTACCGTTTGTGTTGCTGAGGATTATTGCGTACCCAAAGATTCAGTCTGATCTCAGAACTGTAATCATGGATAATCTCGAAACGGTAGGTAACAAGCAGGCTGACTTAGTGTCATCATGGATGAAGGATAGGAAGACGGATGTTATAGTTGCAGCGAACAATCCATATATTGCTAATAGCTTGAAGAGCGCGGGGGGGGACGATAGAGAGGCTACAGAATATCTAGAGTTGGTTGTTTCGGAATATGGTTACAAGGGTGCGTTTGTATGCAACGCAGATGGAATAGTTACACTTGCTACATCAGAAGAAGAGGTGGGAGGTGATCTTTCTGGAAGAGATTTTATTAAGCAGGCTATGCAAGGAAAACCATATGCTACTAGTATCATACCGTCTGTAATTGCCCTTACGAATGAGTTTGATGGGAAGGAAGTAGGTTTGCCTACATTGTTTGTGTCTGCTCCCTTAAAAGATGGTGATACTGTGATTGGGGTCGTTGCGTTCAGAATCCATGTTGCTACTTTGAGCAATTTGCTGCAAAGTCAAAAGTTTGGGAAAACAGGTGAAACGTTCATTGTCGGTAAAGATGGATATATGCTTACTGAATCAAGGTTTAGTAAGAATTTAAAGAAAACCGGAATGATTAAGACAAGAAGTGCTTTAGAGTTGAAGGTGGTTAATCCCGATAACGGGAAGTTGACTTATTCTGTTAGCCAGTGTCTTAAGGGCAAGAACGGTTCCAGTTCAAAGGGTTATCAAGATTACGCGGGTATATCAGTATTGGGTGTATGGCGTTGGCTGCCTGAGCTTGATTGGGCTGTTATTACCGAGATAGATAAGGCAGAAGTCTACGGAGTGGCCTACAATCTCAATACCCTTGGCTGGGTATTGTTGTTTGGAATCGCATTCCCGATTGTGTTTTTTGCGTACGTTGTTGGTAAAAAAATATCTACCCCGATAATTGAGTTAACTGAGGCAACTGAAAAGATGTCTGCGGGAGATCTGGCTCAGCGGGTAAATGTAAATAGAGGAGATGAGCTTGGCGTTCTGGCAACGTCTTTTAATTCAATGGCAGAAGCATTGGATAAGAAAACTAAAGAGATCGTGGAATCTGAAAATGCTTATAGGGAATTATTTAATGCTCTTCAGGCGGGAATCTATCAATGTGAACCGGGAGTTGAAGGTCGCTTTACATGGGTAAATAAATCTTGTGCGGAAATGTTTGGCTATGCATCTCCTGAAGAGATGGAAGGTACTAAGGTAAAGGATATCTATGTGGATCAGGCTGATAGGAAAAAACTGTTAGATAAACTTGAAAAAGATGGTGCCTCGAAAGATTTTACGTCATATTGCATGAATAAGAATGGAGGCAAATTTTATACAGAACGTACCTCACATCTGGTGAAGGATGAAAAAGGGAAGCCTGTTCGTATTGAGGGTGTGATCAGGGACATTAGCGACAGAAAAAAAAAGGAAGATGATCTGCAAAATGAAAGCCAGAAAAAGTCAGGGCGATGA
- a CDS encoding multiheme c-type cytochrome: MNYAKKLMLFVTMALLVIAIQFSGSVLAHDEKAEKEPYVPKFVDIYEGFPDWYSPVFKDNVGLSEGAGLFKDYYKPLKMQMYMSPMRHYEPMDILDHSLFIEKERRDLCIRCHDGINTGAVHDWKGSAHFNPRKTPLIARKTKIIEESIGREIINVDCFDCHADTEKNEIRMPHAEICSECHERQVRQFNSEKNHGRPNHIQAMEANVLVPWYPEADRRGWLAGNAGCDMCHGISTKCDPCHTRHSFSAAEARNPKACMTCHMGPDHPDAESYGESKHGMILEMEEESYNFDKPLAHVQVGEEYRTPTCQFCHMYQGGGTFTHNFVSKGIWRMGTVPPSNIEYKSSLKDYPYGINIIAPKIDVYSDENLDKRDKWVEVCSNCHSPRFAYTYLEQLDDYMFQAFGLTDQAQKIIDDLIAEDILYPSVAERDIYPFGDKVAELLPPELIGEGVYNAFKSLGGKVPVVGPILGVYAMFYQGENNPSVIETEYAKMWFWYKLQGYKGYAHAQQDIMWWWGQAPMFQQLGKIQSEGLRMRREHALEQRGGAQPVSHSSSGSSEGHAAPKKKSSGVPTGNVWEVDELNY; this comes from the coding sequence ATGAATTATGCAAAAAAGCTGATGCTTTTCGTTACTATGGCATTGCTGGTTATAGCCATACAGTTCTCAGGGTCAGTTCTGGCACATGATGAGAAGGCGGAGAAGGAGCCTTACGTGCCGAAGTTTGTCGATATATATGAAGGGTTTCCTGACTGGTACAGTCCAGTGTTTAAGGATAATGTTGGCCTGAGTGAGGGTGCAGGTCTATTTAAAGACTATTACAAACCTTTGAAGATGCAGATGTACATGTCTCCGATGAGGCATTATGAACCAATGGATATTCTGGATCACTCCCTGTTTATTGAGAAAGAGCGTAGGGATTTGTGTATAAGGTGTCATGATGGTATTAATACCGGTGCAGTCCATGACTGGAAAGGTTCTGCTCATTTCAATCCGAGAAAGACACCTTTAATAGCTCGTAAGACAAAAATCATAGAAGAATCAATTGGAAGAGAAATTATCAACGTTGACTGTTTTGACTGTCATGCTGACACGGAGAAAAACGAGATAAGGATGCCTCATGCTGAGATCTGCAGCGAGTGTCACGAAAGACAGGTACGCCAGTTTAACAGTGAGAAAAATCATGGTCGACCTAATCACATACAGGCGATGGAGGCTAACGTTCTTGTTCCCTGGTATCCTGAGGCTGATAGAAGAGGGTGGCTGGCAGGTAATGCCGGTTGTGATATGTGTCACGGTATCTCTACCAAATGTGATCCTTGTCACACCAGGCACTCATTCTCTGCTGCAGAAGCAAGAAATCCAAAAGCCTGTATGACGTGTCACATGGGTCCTGACCATCCGGATGCTGAATCCTATGGTGAATCAAAGCACGGTATGATTTTAGAGATGGAGGAGGAGAGCTACAACTTTGACAAACCTCTTGCTCATGTGCAGGTTGGTGAAGAATATCGTACACCAACATGTCAGTTCTGCCATATGTATCAGGGTGGTGGAACATTTACACATAATTTCGTTTCAAAGGGTATCTGGCGTATGGGAACAGTTCCTCCGTCAAATATTGAGTATAAATCATCGCTTAAGGATTACCCTTATGGGATTAACATAATTGCTCCAAAGATAGACGTATATTCAGATGAAAATCTGGATAAGAGAGATAAATGGGTAGAAGTTTGTTCTAACTGTCATAGTCCTCGCTTTGCTTATACATATTTAGAGCAACTTGACGATTATATGTTCCAGGCATTTGGCCTTACTGATCAGGCACAGAAGATAATTGACGATCTTATCGCTGAAGATATTCTGTACCCGTCTGTGGCAGAGCGTGATATCTATCCGTTTGGCGATAAAGTTGCCGAGTTGCTCCCTCCAGAGTTAATCGGAGAAGGTGTTTATAATGCGTTTAAGTCGTTAGGTGGAAAGGTACCGGTTGTCGGGCCAATCCTTGGTGTATATGCAATGTTCTACCAGGGTGAGAATAATCCATCCGTAATTGAGACGGAATATGCCAAAATGTGGTTCTGGTATAAACTTCAGGGCTACAAAGGTTATGCCCACGCACAGCAGGATATCATGTGGTGGTGGGGACAGGCACCAATGTTCCAGCAGCTTGGAAAAATCCAGTCAGAGGGCTTGAGAATGCGTAGAGAGCATGCTTTAGAACAGCGTGGAGGTGCGCAGCCCGTTTCACATAGCAGCAGTGGTAGTAGTGAAGGCCATGCGGCACCAAAAAAGAAGAGTAGTGGTGTTCCGACAGGCAATGTGTGGGAAGTAGATGAGTTGAATTATTAA
- a CDS encoding multiheme c-type cytochrome, producing MLNINTKKSSIITLLLFIFFVPYISTSSSFAQKREEINLETLLDETASAAGEMPGDMKFQYEMAELLGERVGPDDSGSVHHAGGLSSFYTGPEKLFPGKGTYGHLFNFLPVIRWYDPAHYYNNDIFHPGSTVEGEFVNTECVTCHMVESPGIVKQWKQSKHSKPSGGEGVVGCDRCHGKNHKKLIMPSYDICGECHEKQLQGHRQGGQGSHANAYHLELIELGCQTEKPAEETTACLGCHVVENRCDGCHTRHRFSLTEARKPNSCAVCHSGPEQYEYEMYMQSYHGMIFQGEGQTWDWTKPLNAENYTVPTCAYCHMPEGDHNVISTSTVYTYMGTSLVDRGADRYKATRDAWIAVCKDCHSPRFARDHLEAMDEAVKLSFVKYREAMRIVMDLYNHNLIDPMPAGLAPDSTGHNVFSLLPGKGEMRKYNVSNIERLAYEMLVDIIDAIFKAKSHNAYYSPVYGYWEWAQDRWLIMIKDEASKLKRIAEIEKKIGIKHSAYSFWKQGEYTDLLLGWKRKE from the coding sequence ATGTTAAATATAAACACAAAAAAGAGTTCGATTATCACACTTTTGTTATTCATTTTTTTTGTTCCGTATATTTCAACCTCTTCTTCTTTTGCGCAAAAAAGAGAAGAGATTAACCTTGAAACACTTCTGGATGAGACAGCATCTGCAGCAGGGGAGATGCCTGGTGACATGAAGTTTCAATACGAGATGGCTGAACTTCTGGGAGAAAGGGTCGGTCCGGATGATTCCGGAAGCGTTCATCATGCGGGTGGGCTTTCAAGTTTTTATACCGGGCCGGAGAAACTCTTTCCGGGAAAAGGAACGTACGGACATCTTTTTAATTTTCTGCCTGTGATACGATGGTACGACCCCGCGCATTACTATAATAATGACATCTTTCATCCTGGCAGCACGGTAGAAGGGGAGTTTGTAAATACTGAGTGTGTTACCTGCCATATGGTTGAAAGTCCCGGAATTGTAAAACAGTGGAAACAGAGCAAACATTCAAAGCCGTCAGGAGGAGAAGGTGTCGTCGGATGTGACAGATGTCATGGGAAGAATCATAAAAAACTTATTATGCCTTCTTATGATATTTGTGGTGAATGTCATGAAAAGCAATTACAGGGACATCGTCAAGGAGGACAAGGTTCACATGCTAATGCTTATCATCTTGAGTTGATCGAGTTAGGTTGCCAGACGGAGAAGCCTGCAGAAGAGACGACTGCCTGCTTAGGTTGTCATGTGGTCGAGAACCGATGTGACGGGTGCCATACCCGGCACCGTTTTTCTTTGACTGAAGCCAGAAAACCAAACAGCTGTGCGGTCTGCCATTCCGGCCCTGAACAATACGAGTATGAGATGTACATGCAATCATACCACGGTATGATTTTTCAGGGAGAAGGGCAAACATGGGATTGGACAAAACCTCTTAACGCGGAAAATTATACTGTGCCAACATGCGCATACTGCCATATGCCTGAAGGAGACCATAATGTTATCAGTACATCTACCGTTTATACTTACATGGGTACTTCTCTTGTAGACAGGGGGGCCGACAGGTATAAGGCGACAAGGGACGCGTGGATTGCGGTTTGCAAGGATTGTCATTCACCCCGTTTTGCAAGGGACCATTTAGAAGCAATGGATGAAGCGGTTAAACTCAGTTTTGTTAAATACCGTGAGGCTATGCGTATTGTGATGGATTTGTATAATCACAATCTGATAGACCCTATGCCCGCTGGCCTTGCTCCCGATTCTACCGGCCACAATGTTTTCAGCCTTTTGCCTGGTAAGGGTGAAATGAGAAAATATAATGTGTCTAACATCGAAAGACTGGCATACGAAATGTTGGTAGATATTATTGATGCTATCTTTAAAGCCAAGTCGCACAATGCGTATTACAGTCCTGTTTATGGGTATTGGGAATGGGCTCAGGACCGATGGCTTATTATGATCAAGGATGAAGCAAGTAAGCTTAAACGGATTGCTGAGATAGAAAAAAAGATAGGGATCAAGCACAGTGCATACTCTTTCTGGAAGCAAGGAGAGTATACTGATTTGTTGCTGGGTTGGAAGAGGAAAGAGTGA
- a CDS encoding HPP family protein, protein MSLFDKISELPKAPQPPIAWKVLWVTFVGSMVGVGITAILAFTWKCPLLLGPFGASAVLVYGAYKAPLAQPRNVLLGHFLGALMGVAIYDFFGLSWWSLTLGVTLAIIFMMVTYSVHPPAGATAYVAIQTGGLGQDYWYILNPVLFGAFILVLTAIIINRWGKRDYPVAWW, encoded by the coding sequence ATGTCGTTATTCGATAAGATTAGTGAATTGCCCAAGGCGCCGCAACCACCGATTGCATGGAAAGTGTTGTGGGTTACTTTTGTTGGTTCCATGGTTGGTGTAGGGATTACGGCTATTCTTGCTTTTACCTGGAAATGTCCCCTGCTCTTAGGGCCCTTTGGTGCATCGGCAGTTCTGGTTTACGGAGCATACAAGGCTCCACTTGCACAACCGAGAAATGTTTTGTTAGGGCATTTTCTTGGTGCGTTAATGGGTGTTGCCATATACGACTTCTTTGGTCTCTCGTGGTGGTCGTTGACACTTGGCGTTACTTTAGCGATTATTTTCATGATGGTTACGTATTCCGTACATCCTCCGGCAGGTGCTACAGCATATGTGGCCATTCAGACTGGAGGCTTGGGTCAGGATTATTGGTATATTCTAAATCCTGTTCTTTTTGGCGCCTTTATTTTAGTATTAACAGCAATTATCATCAATAGATGGGGCAAAAGGGATTATCCTGTTGCCTGGTGGTAA
- a CDS encoding formate/nitrite transporter family protein — protein sequence MKATVDTFAGVAVAKEDMIRNKFGQYWVLSMLAGMYIGFGILLIFTVGAQFAAVKSPAVKMVMGTSFALALLLVVFAGSELFTGNNMVMLIGCLRGKTGWGWMIWLWFVCWFGNLAGALLLALIYANTGLGDGNITGKFICKVAGAKMNAPFFYLFCRGILCNMLVCLAVWMSAKAKNEAARVFLIFWCLFAFIACGFEHCIANMTIFGAALFTTHPANVTCGGFAWNMAAASAGNIVGGCLIGLAYWFATYAPIEDLVPGGPLSRKAVGASGDGGRSISLVDPTQGAIPGGQIVGVDENDNNIVEVLPSSSRQG from the coding sequence ATGAAAGCAACAGTAGATACGTTTGCGGGTGTGGCAGTTGCAAAGGAAGATATGATAAGGAACAAGTTTGGTCAGTATTGGGTTCTCTCAATGTTGGCAGGTATGTACATCGGGTTTGGAATTCTTCTCATATTTACGGTCGGGGCGCAGTTCGCTGCTGTTAAGTCTCCGGCTGTTAAGATGGTTATGGGAACGTCGTTTGCTCTTGCCCTGTTGCTCGTTGTCTTTGCGGGTTCCGAACTGTTCACCGGTAACAATATGGTGATGTTGATTGGATGTCTCAGGGGAAAGACAGGTTGGGGCTGGATGATTTGGCTCTGGTTTGTTTGCTGGTTTGGTAACCTCGCCGGTGCGTTGTTGTTGGCCCTTATTTATGCTAATACGGGATTGGGAGACGGGAACATTACGGGCAAGTTTATCTGTAAGGTTGCCGGTGCCAAAATGAATGCTCCGTTTTTCTATCTGTTTTGTCGTGGTATTCTCTGTAATATGCTCGTATGTCTGGCTGTCTGGATGTCGGCAAAGGCTAAAAATGAGGCTGCCAGAGTGTTTCTGATATTCTGGTGTCTATTTGCATTTATCGCATGCGGTTTTGAGCATTGCATAGCTAATATGACTATTTTTGGCGCCGCTCTGTTCACTACTCATCCTGCAAATGTTACATGCGGAGGTTTTGCCTGGAACATGGCTGCTGCAAGTGCCGGCAATATCGTAGGTGGTTGTTTGATTGGACTGGCATACTGGTTTGCTACGTATGCGCCTATAGAGGATTTGGTTCCTGGTGGTCCTCTTTCTCGGAAGGCTGTTGGTGCTAGTGGGGATGGCGGAAGATCAATAAGTCTTGTAGACCCGACTCAAGGTGCAATACCGGGAGGTCAGATAGTTGGTGTAGATGAAAATGACAACAATATCGTTGAGGTGCTTCCAAGTTCATCTCGACAAGGATAG
- the tdh gene encoding L-threonine 3-dehydrogenase has product MKAIVKTKRTKGMELINVPIAQLGLRDVLIKVTLASICGTDVHIYDWTHWARNRLTPPRIIGHEFVGIVEDIGNEVTHVKIGDRVSAESHISCGHCYQCRNGYSEVCRNLKLLGVDYDGALSEYLVLPEHVLWKNDPNIPDKWATMQEPFGNAIDTVMAEDVSAKTVLILGAGPIGLFATGIARASGASLIIVSDPNNYRLAISKKMGAHMALNPQKKDITPLILEATNNNGVDVVLEFSGNNQALNQGLQTITPGGRISILGIYEKRVSIDLNKEVIFKKIRIYGITGRKVFSSWYKTSSFLSSGIVNPDPILTHRFPLKNYERGMKLMREGKCGKVILDV; this is encoded by the coding sequence ATGAAAGCAATTGTTAAAACAAAACGCACTAAAGGCATGGAACTTATAAATGTGCCCATTGCGCAGTTAGGCTTAAGAGACGTACTAATCAAGGTTACACTCGCTTCCATCTGTGGCACAGACGTACATATATACGACTGGACGCACTGGGCTCGGAACCGCCTCACACCACCCCGCATAATTGGCCATGAGTTTGTTGGAATAGTGGAAGACATTGGCAATGAGGTGACTCACGTAAAGATCGGAGACCGTGTTTCAGCCGAGAGTCACATCTCCTGCGGACACTGCTACCAATGCCGCAACGGATATTCTGAAGTGTGCAGAAATCTCAAATTACTGGGAGTAGACTATGATGGCGCACTCTCAGAATACCTTGTCCTGCCGGAACATGTCCTGTGGAAAAACGATCCGAACATTCCCGACAAATGGGCCACAATGCAGGAGCCTTTTGGGAATGCCATTGATACGGTCATGGCAGAAGACGTCTCCGCAAAGACAGTCCTGATCCTTGGTGCGGGGCCTATCGGTCTATTTGCCACCGGCATTGCCAGAGCAAGCGGTGCATCGTTAATCATCGTATCAGACCCAAATAACTACCGGTTGGCCATCAGTAAAAAGATGGGGGCACACATGGCACTGAACCCCCAAAAAAAAGATATAACCCCCCTTATCCTTGAAGCCACCAATAATAATGGTGTAGACGTAGTACTTGAATTCTCAGGAAATAATCAAGCCCTAAACCAGGGACTGCAAACCATTACACCCGGAGGCAGGATCTCCATCCTGGGTATTTACGAAAAACGTGTTTCAATCGACCTCAACAAAGAGGTCATTTTTAAGAAGATACGTATTTACGGAATAACAGGAAGAAAGGTCTTTTCATCCTGGTATAAAACATCAAGCTTCTTATCATCAGGCATTGTCAATCCTGACCCAATACTTACTCACCGGTTCCCATTAAAGAATTATGAAAGAGGCATGAAACTAATGAGGGAGGGGAAGTGTGGGAAGGTCATTTTGGATGTATAA